In Rhodococcus pseudokoreensis, one DNA window encodes the following:
- the ppc gene encoding phosphoenolpyruvate carboxylase encodes MVNRLNTVTDPALEDSEPLRQDIRLLGGILGNIVRDQAGDEIFDLVETARVESLRIRRSEIERADLANRLASVPTDDLTPVIRAFSHFALLANLAEDLHRERRRSVHVHAGDPPPNSSLAATYAKLDSADLHPDTVSDALATALVAPVITAHPTETRRRTVFDVQTAVTELMRSRAYTNDSMQLAQIEKDLHRQILTLWQTALIRLARLQIRDEIDNGLRYYDLALFDVVPTLNAQVRAALRSRWPDATVLTEPIVRPGSWIGGDRDGNPNVTADVVTAACDKACAKAVGHHLSQLAALERELSMSMRGTPTTDELRGLADASGDDGAARADEPYRRAIHGIRGRLTATAARLLPVGDLPHTLASGLPAYETPAHLLADLGIIDASLRRGRSGAIADHRLTHLRDAIEVFGFHLAPLDLRQNSEVHERVVAELLSWAGIVDGYGDLPEEKKVALLTAELRTRRPLTTPDAHLSEETAKELSILRAAAEVVRRIGPAAIQHYIISMCTSVSDLLEVQVLLKEVGLLNLDSDLPYSSVHVVPLFETIDDLRAGAATLSAALSVPEFRSLVDCRNGLVEIMLGYSDSNKDGGYLAANWALYRAELDLVDTARDAGIRLRLFHGRGGTVGRGGGPSYDAILAQPPGAVQGSLRLTEQGEVIAAKYREPTLARRNLEALVAATLESSLIDVEGLRDDAESAYSVLDELAALARTAYTDLVHGTPGFVEYFTTSTPVAEIGALNIGSRPTSRKPTNSITDLRAIPWVLAWTQCRVMLPGWYGTGSAVHTWIGGNPDRLATLQKLYQRWPFFRSVLSNMAQVLAKSDLGLAARYADLVRDPDLRERVFGKITTEHERTVDAYLTITGHTSLLADNPALERSVHNRFPYLEPLNTLQVELLQRFRAGEDTDQVRHGILLTMNGLATALRNSG; translated from the coding sequence ATGGTAAACCGATTGAACACAGTCACCGATCCCGCTCTGGAAGATAGCGAGCCCCTGCGACAGGATATCCGCCTACTTGGCGGCATCCTCGGCAACATCGTCCGCGACCAGGCCGGCGACGAGATCTTCGACCTCGTCGAGACCGCCCGCGTCGAGAGCCTCCGCATCCGCCGCTCGGAAATCGAACGCGCAGATCTCGCCAACCGCCTCGCCTCGGTGCCCACCGACGATCTGACCCCGGTCATCCGAGCCTTCAGCCATTTCGCTTTGTTGGCCAATCTCGCAGAGGATCTGCACCGCGAACGCCGACGCTCGGTGCACGTGCACGCCGGCGACCCGCCACCGAACAGCTCGCTCGCCGCGACCTACGCCAAACTCGATTCCGCAGACCTCCACCCGGATACCGTCAGCGATGCGCTCGCGACAGCCCTGGTCGCGCCCGTCATCACTGCGCATCCCACGGAAACTCGCCGCCGCACCGTCTTCGACGTGCAGACCGCCGTTACCGAACTCATGCGCAGCCGTGCGTACACCAACGACTCGATGCAGCTCGCGCAGATCGAGAAGGACCTGCACCGCCAAATCCTCACGCTGTGGCAGACCGCCCTGATCCGGCTGGCCCGACTGCAGATTCGCGACGAGATCGACAACGGCCTGCGCTACTACGATCTCGCCCTGTTCGACGTCGTCCCGACGCTCAACGCCCAGGTCCGCGCCGCCCTGCGCAGTCGCTGGCCCGACGCCACCGTGCTCACCGAACCCATCGTACGACCGGGTAGCTGGATCGGCGGAGACCGCGACGGCAATCCGAACGTCACCGCCGACGTCGTCACAGCCGCATGCGACAAGGCATGCGCAAAGGCCGTCGGCCACCACCTGAGCCAGCTCGCGGCACTCGAACGCGAACTATCGATGTCGATGCGAGGGACCCCGACCACCGACGAGCTCCGCGGACTTGCCGACGCCTCCGGTGACGACGGCGCCGCCCGTGCCGACGAACCGTATCGCCGCGCAATCCACGGAATCCGCGGGCGACTCACGGCCACCGCGGCGCGCCTACTGCCCGTCGGTGACCTGCCGCACACCCTGGCATCAGGACTGCCCGCCTACGAAACCCCCGCCCACTTACTCGCCGACCTCGGCATCATCGACGCGTCCCTGCGCCGCGGGCGTAGCGGCGCAATCGCCGACCACCGGCTCACGCACCTGCGCGACGCAATCGAGGTCTTCGGTTTCCACCTCGCCCCACTCGACCTGCGGCAAAATTCCGAGGTCCACGAACGCGTCGTCGCCGAACTGCTCTCGTGGGCCGGCATCGTCGATGGCTACGGCGACCTCCCCGAGGAGAAGAAGGTAGCGCTCCTCACCGCCGAGTTGCGCACCCGCCGCCCGCTCACGACACCCGACGCGCACCTGTCGGAGGAGACCGCGAAGGAACTGTCGATCCTGCGCGCCGCCGCCGAGGTCGTCCGCCGCATCGGTCCGGCCGCCATTCAGCACTACATCATCAGCATGTGTACGTCCGTCTCCGACCTGCTCGAGGTCCAAGTTCTGCTCAAAGAGGTGGGCCTGCTCAACCTCGACTCTGATCTGCCCTACAGTTCCGTGCACGTAGTCCCCCTGTTCGAGACCATCGACGACTTGCGCGCCGGCGCCGCGACACTTTCTGCCGCGCTGAGTGTCCCGGAGTTCCGCAGCCTCGTCGACTGCCGCAACGGTCTCGTCGAAATCATGCTCGGCTACTCGGACTCCAACAAAGACGGTGGGTATCTCGCCGCGAACTGGGCGCTGTACCGCGCGGAACTCGACCTCGTCGACACCGCCCGCGACGCCGGCATCCGGCTGCGCCTGTTCCACGGCCGCGGCGGCACCGTCGGCCGCGGCGGCGGACCCAGCTACGACGCGATCCTCGCGCAACCACCCGGCGCGGTCCAGGGCTCGCTGCGCCTGACCGAACAAGGCGAGGTCATCGCCGCGAAGTACCGCGAACCCACCCTCGCGCGCCGCAACCTCGAGGCCCTCGTCGCCGCGACGCTCGAATCGAGCCTGATCGACGTCGAGGGCCTGCGCGACGACGCCGAATCCGCGTACAGCGTGCTGGACGAGCTCGCCGCTCTCGCACGGACCGCCTACACGGACCTCGTGCACGGAACCCCAGGGTTCGTCGAGTACTTCACGACGTCGACGCCGGTCGCCGAGATCGGTGCCCTGAACATCGGATCGCGCCCGACCTCACGCAAGCCGACGAACTCGATCACGGACTTACGGGCGATCCCCTGGGTGCTGGCGTGGACACAGTGCCGCGTCATGCTCCCGGGCTGGTACGGCACCGGCAGTGCCGTGCACACCTGGATCGGCGGCAATCCGGACCGGCTCGCCACACTCCAGAAGCTGTACCAGCGGTGGCCGTTCTTCCGGTCGGTGCTGTCGAACATGGCACAGGTCCTCGCAAAGTCCGACCTCGGCCTCGCTGCCCGCTACGCGGACCTTGTACGCGACCCCGACCTGCGCGAAAGGGTGTTCGGAAAGATCACCACCGAACACGAGCGCACCGTCGACGCGTACCTGACGATCACAGGGCACACCTCACTGCTCGCGGACAACCCGGCACTCGAGCGATCGGTGCACAACCGGTTCCCGTACCTCGAGCCGCTCAATACGCTGCAGGTCGAATTGCTCCAGCGCTTCCGCGCCGGAGAGGACACCGACCAGGTGCGCCACGGCATCCTACTGACAATGAACGGCCTCGCCACGGCGCTACGCAACAGCGGATAG
- a CDS encoding MarR family winged helix-turn-helix transcriptional regulator, producing MLEDPVNASSAPNSGTASEVVPVLLGIGTLNFVADWLFRYNYELVSITMGIVGENQVRQRRGRGSTAPKQAPDGQWADFADLVLTISREIKFGDYSSEEAVSLSPSEGVVMRYLHRHPGSIPSRVAHASGLQRSNLSTVLRGLEDRGLIERRSGVDDAREVQIFPTARGTSNYALVRTEWAELVSAAAGGDADLDAAVALLQRVEAGLVRLRQAGEQAS from the coding sequence ATGCTCGAAGATCCGGTCAACGCATCCTCCGCCCCGAATTCGGGCACGGCCTCAGAGGTGGTGCCGGTGCTGCTCGGGATCGGGACCCTCAACTTCGTGGCAGATTGGCTATTCAGATATAACTATGAGTTGGTAAGTATTACGATGGGAATCGTGGGAGAGAATCAAGTTCGTCAACGCCGTGGGCGCGGCTCGACCGCGCCGAAGCAGGCCCCGGACGGCCAGTGGGCCGACTTCGCCGATCTTGTGCTCACCATTTCCCGGGAGATCAAGTTCGGTGATTACTCCAGCGAGGAGGCGGTGTCGCTCTCGCCGTCGGAAGGCGTCGTGATGCGCTACTTGCATCGCCACCCGGGATCGATACCGAGTCGGGTCGCGCATGCCTCGGGTTTGCAGCGCAGCAATCTCAGCACTGTGCTTCGCGGGCTGGAGGACCGGGGGCTCATCGAGCGGCGCAGCGGTGTGGACGACGCTCGTGAGGTGCAGATCTTTCCCACGGCTCGCGGGACGAGCAACTACGCGTTGGTGCGTACGGAGTGGGCCGAACTGGTCTCCGCGGCGGCCGGAGGCGACGCCGACCTGGATGCGGCCGTGGCGTTATTGCAAAGAGTTGAGGCCGGGCTCGTCCGGCTCCGGCAGGCCGGCGAGCAGGCTTCCTGA
- a CDS encoding MarR family winged helix-turn-helix transcriptional regulator, protein MVDDDVQLLAQTARSLVWALRRFGEREAGLASIPNSEIEVLRTVAERPGSTVSEVARFLGLQSSNVSTTVRSLVDRGLLERRADPGDRRSHRLHRTALAERDNRMIDEMWVRGVRSLLEGMSPADAAKLAEAIPLLARLGTMPDN, encoded by the coding sequence GTGGTCGACGATGATGTCCAACTCTTGGCGCAGACTGCGCGTTCGCTGGTGTGGGCCTTGCGTCGCTTCGGGGAGCGGGAGGCCGGCCTCGCCAGCATTCCGAATTCGGAGATCGAAGTACTCCGCACCGTGGCAGAACGGCCGGGAAGTACCGTGTCCGAGGTCGCCCGGTTCCTGGGTTTGCAGAGCAGCAACGTGAGCACCACGGTCCGCAGCCTCGTCGATCGTGGACTGCTCGAAAGACGGGCCGATCCCGGTGACCGGCGCTCGCACCGATTGCACCGGACGGCCTTGGCCGAGCGCGATAATCGGATGATCGACGAGATGTGGGTCCGCGGAGTTCGTAGCCTTCTGGAGGGGATGAGTCCTGCGGACGCCGCAAAGCTCGCTGAAGCGATTCCCTTGCTGGCGCGCCTGGGCACTATGCCGGACAACTGA
- a CDS encoding MFS transporter, which produces MANAAPANAGKVLARDKAALLQAPVPKLVVATGFLVMAVSFMVNAMDRQVFAPLLPTIRTEYGFSLQQGGLLATGFTLGMALAGLPAGYLVDRFSRKTVLLVSIVIYSLGTLAVPLASSFGEMSAYRIISGFGEGMQAAALFAAVGAYFHHRRGLALGGIGVAFGAGVFLGPLLGVSMATGFGSWRAPFVVFGLSGLAVALIAAFTLSRRMTERAVETSVSTATFDYMPASPYNRNTAALGISSAIGGMVLYGFLGLYPTFLISELHFSTAQSALAMSLVGLGGVAGLLGGWLGDRVNQRALLIGSHLAISVIGILIYQVQATLGWQCLFAFLMGVFGTGFVFPNSNSAMQRAVRPSQVGRGAGLFITSYYMAAGFSGLLFAALVDSFGWRQAGLWQVTLLPVAAIVALAFVRTARFNNAVQQPAH; this is translated from the coding sequence TCCTTGCCCGTGACAAGGCGGCACTTCTCCAGGCCCCCGTGCCCAAGCTCGTCGTCGCGACGGGGTTCCTGGTGATGGCGGTGTCGTTCATGGTCAACGCCATGGATCGGCAAGTGTTCGCCCCACTTCTTCCGACCATACGCACGGAGTACGGGTTCAGCTTGCAGCAAGGCGGATTGCTCGCCACCGGTTTCACACTGGGCATGGCACTGGCAGGACTACCGGCCGGATACCTGGTGGACCGCTTCTCCCGCAAGACCGTGCTGCTGGTCAGCATCGTGATCTACTCCCTCGGCACGCTGGCGGTTCCACTCGCGTCCAGCTTCGGCGAGATGTCGGCGTACAGGATCATCTCCGGCTTCGGCGAGGGCATGCAGGCCGCTGCCTTGTTCGCGGCGGTCGGGGCGTACTTCCACCACCGACGTGGACTCGCGCTCGGCGGCATCGGCGTCGCGTTCGGGGCGGGGGTTTTCCTGGGCCCGCTCCTCGGCGTCAGTATGGCCACCGGTTTCGGCAGCTGGCGGGCGCCCTTCGTCGTGTTCGGGCTGTCCGGACTGGCGGTCGCGCTGATCGCCGCGTTCACGCTCAGCCGTCGAATGACCGAACGCGCCGTCGAAACCTCGGTGAGCACCGCGACCTTCGACTACATGCCCGCGTCGCCGTACAACCGCAACACCGCCGCGCTGGGGATCAGCTCGGCGATCGGCGGCATGGTCCTCTATGGATTTCTCGGTCTCTACCCGACGTTTCTGATCAGCGAACTGCACTTCAGCACCGCACAGTCCGCGCTCGCCATGAGCTTGGTGGGCCTCGGCGGTGTCGCCGGCCTGCTCGGTGGCTGGCTCGGCGACCGGGTCAATCAGCGCGCACTGCTGATCGGCAGCCATCTGGCGATTTCGGTGATCGGCATTCTCATCTACCAGGTGCAGGCCACACTCGGCTGGCAGTGCCTGTTCGCCTTCCTGATGGGCGTCTTCGGCACCGGCTTCGTCTTCCCCAACAGCAATAGTGCGATGCAGCGAGCGGTGCGGCCGAGTCAGGTCGGACGCGGCGCCGGACTGTTCATCACCAGCTACTACATGGCCGCCGGGTTCTCCGGTCTGCTCTTCGCCGCTCTCGTGGACAGTTTCGGCTGGCGTCAGGCGGGCTTGTGGCAAGTGACGCTACTGCCAGTGGCTGCCATTGTGGCCCTGGCCTTTGTGCGCACTGCCCGGTTCAACAACGCGGTCCAGCAACCGGCGCACTGA